One Kitasatospora sp. NBC_01266 genomic window carries:
- a CDS encoding APC family permease, protein MPITPDAVQAEPPHTGAVEPGISGSGASATAAADRAHDRDKLTALGGLAALSLDAMASVAYGPESIVLVLAAAGSYGLGFTLPVTAAIALLLAVLTASYRQVIAAFPDGGGSYAVAKTHLGRRTALTAAASLVVDYILNVAVSVTAGVAALTSAFPSLYPDRVWLCLGVLVLVTGVNLRGIAESARWFMLPTAVFVLSIMAIIVIGLFRSAPASTAAAAGHASTLAANATSVGALLLLKAFASGCSALTGVEAVANAVPSFRAPRVKRAQHTEVALGGVLGVMLIGLAVLIGRFHLQPVEGVTVLAQLADASLGHGFGFYLVQFATVILLALAANTSFGGLPVLMRLLARDNHLPHVFALRADHQVHRHGVLFLAVVSAGLLVASGGDVNSLVPLFSIGVFVGFTICQIGMVKHWWLSRCAGWRGKAALNGFGALLTGVATLVVTGTKFTEGAWGIVVALPLMVLLFELVHRAYGRIGERLELGRIPGPLTPQRSLVVVPVHSLTRMTREALSAALSLGDEVLAVTVVPTEPDVEDQQTAEALRRDWELWQPGVPLVQVKDAHRRLGRPLVGFVNGLAQQPRAEDGGFDRITVLIAEVEPVHFWQRALQNQRGVLIDRALRRGTDAVVCRLRLRM, encoded by the coding sequence ATGCCCATCACCCCTGACGCCGTCCAGGCCGAGCCCCCGCATACCGGGGCGGTCGAGCCCGGCATATCCGGTAGCGGTGCCTCCGCCACCGCCGCCGCCGACCGCGCGCACGACCGCGACAAGCTGACCGCACTCGGCGGCCTGGCCGCGCTCTCGTTGGACGCGATGGCCTCGGTCGCGTACGGGCCCGAGTCGATCGTCCTGGTGCTCGCCGCCGCCGGCAGCTACGGCCTGGGCTTCACCCTGCCGGTCACCGCCGCCATCGCGCTGCTGCTCGCGGTGCTCACCGCCTCCTACCGGCAGGTGATCGCGGCCTTCCCGGACGGCGGTGGCTCCTACGCGGTGGCCAAGACCCACCTGGGCCGGCGCACCGCGCTGACCGCCGCCGCCTCCCTGGTGGTCGACTACATCCTCAACGTCGCGGTCTCGGTGACCGCCGGTGTGGCCGCGCTGACCTCCGCCTTCCCCTCCCTCTACCCGGACCGGGTCTGGCTCTGCCTGGGGGTGCTGGTCCTGGTCACGGGGGTGAACCTGCGCGGCATCGCCGAGTCGGCCCGCTGGTTCATGCTGCCGACCGCGGTCTTCGTGCTCTCGATCATGGCGATCATCGTGATCGGCCTGTTCCGCTCCGCTCCCGCCAGCACGGCGGCAGCGGCCGGGCACGCCTCCACGCTGGCCGCCAACGCGACCTCGGTGGGCGCGCTGCTGCTGCTCAAGGCCTTCGCCTCCGGCTGCTCGGCGCTGACCGGGGTGGAGGCGGTGGCCAACGCGGTGCCCTCCTTCCGGGCTCCCCGGGTCAAGCGCGCCCAGCACACCGAGGTCGCCCTCGGCGGGGTGCTCGGCGTGATGCTGATCGGACTGGCCGTGCTGATCGGCCGCTTCCACCTGCAGCCGGTGGAGGGCGTCACCGTGCTCGCCCAGTTGGCCGACGCCTCGCTCGGTCACGGATTCGGCTTCTACCTGGTCCAGTTCGCCACCGTGATCCTGCTGGCGCTGGCCGCCAACACCTCCTTCGGCGGGCTGCCGGTGCTGATGCGCCTGCTGGCCCGGGACAACCACCTGCCGCATGTCTTCGCGCTGCGGGCCGACCACCAGGTGCACCGGCACGGCGTGCTCTTCCTGGCCGTGGTCTCGGCGGGCCTGCTGGTGGCCTCCGGCGGGGACGTGAACAGCCTGGTGCCGCTCTTCTCGATCGGCGTCTTCGTCGGCTTCACGATCTGTCAGATCGGCATGGTCAAGCACTGGTGGCTGAGCCGCTGCGCCGGTTGGCGCGGCAAGGCGGCGCTGAACGGCTTCGGCGCGCTGCTGACCGGGGTGGCCACCCTGGTGGTCACCGGTACCAAGTTCACCGAGGGCGCCTGGGGCATCGTGGTCGCGCTGCCGCTGATGGTGCTGCTCTTCGAGCTGGTGCACCGGGCGTACGGGCGGATCGGGGAGCGGCTGGAACTGGGCCGGATCCCCGGGCCGCTGACCCCGCAGCGCTCGCTGGTCGTGGTGCCGGTCCACTCGCTCACCCGGATGACCCGCGAGGCGCTCTCCGCCGCCCTCTCGCTCGGCGACGAGGTGCTCGCGGTGACCGTGGTGCCGACCGAGCCGGACGTCGAGGACCAGCAGACGGCCGAAGCGTTGCGCCGGGACTGGGAGTTGTGGCAGCCGGGCGTGCCGCTGGTCCAGGTGAAGGACGCGCACCGGCGGCTCGGCCGGCCGCTGGTCGGCTTCGTCAACGGACTGGCCCAGCAGCCGCGCGCTGAGGACGGCGGCTTCGACCGGATCACGGTGCTGATCGCCGAGGTCGAGCCGGTGCACTTCTGGCAGCGGGCGCTGCAGAACCAGCGCGGGGTGCTGATCGACCGGGCGCTGCGCCGTGGCACCGACGCGGTGGTCTGCCGGCTGCGGCTGCGGATGTAG
- a CDS encoding Mu transposase domain-containing protein: MLTKEEYEDVRELQRQGWSISAIARQLGHDRKTVRSYLSGERAVGTRSPARDEFSRFLPYCRQRLSDDPHLPASALFDEVGALGYPGRYSTFTRALRKHQARPACAFCCSVGPGGGDAAPRPADEKIRFEWLELTDPPAQWDGGSPARLLLGSLVRPDRWRAVITEGEEFPQLVEAIDQVLRRLGGTTGRWRFRRVPAVWCPETGRVSPAFAQVAKYYGVTVKVCRSDRVGAADAAHQVAARSWWRTVADGGSLWAAQDSLDRFASGLDGRRHPVGDPTQPTPATALLDLPATPYPLRSCLGRTVLPQGLVAYRGNFYAVPPDLAGAAVQVQRRLGESFLSITTASGAVIARHALAPQGAGLRMVDRGGAIVLDRPARPTRAEVPPCQRGKGHRPLSPAAQAEADALHGTAVPSR; the protein is encoded by the coding sequence ATGCTCACCAAGGAGGAATACGAGGATGTGCGGGAACTGCAGCGGCAGGGGTGGTCCATCTCGGCGATCGCCCGGCAGCTGGGGCACGACCGCAAGACGGTGAGGTCCTACCTCAGCGGAGAGCGGGCCGTGGGGACCCGCAGTCCGGCCCGGGACGAGTTCTCCCGGTTCCTGCCGTACTGCCGGCAGCGACTCTCGGACGACCCGCACCTGCCGGCATCCGCGCTGTTCGACGAAGTCGGGGCATTGGGCTATCCAGGTCGGTATTCGACCTTCACCCGGGCCCTGCGCAAGCACCAGGCCCGGCCTGCCTGCGCGTTCTGCTGCTCCGTCGGGCCCGGCGGAGGCGACGCCGCCCCACGTCCGGCGGACGAGAAGATCCGGTTCGAGTGGCTGGAGCTGACCGATCCGCCCGCGCAGTGGGACGGCGGGAGCCCGGCTCGCCTGCTGCTGGGTTCGCTGGTCCGGCCGGATCGCTGGCGCGCGGTGATCACCGAAGGCGAGGAGTTCCCGCAGCTTGTCGAAGCCATCGACCAGGTGCTGCGGCGGCTGGGCGGCACCACCGGGCGCTGGCGGTTCCGCCGGGTGCCGGCCGTGTGGTGCCCCGAGACCGGTCGGGTCTCGCCGGCCTTCGCGCAGGTGGCGAAGTACTACGGCGTGACGGTCAAGGTCTGCCGATCCGACCGGGTCGGCGCCGCGGACGCGGCCCACCAGGTGGCGGCCCGCAGCTGGTGGCGCACCGTGGCGGACGGCGGCTCCCTCTGGGCCGCGCAGGACAGCCTCGACCGGTTCGCGTCCGGCCTCGACGGCCGCCGCCACCCGGTCGGCGACCCGACCCAGCCGACTCCCGCGACGGCGCTGCTGGACCTGCCGGCCACCCCGTACCCGCTGCGGAGCTGCCTCGGCCGTACCGTCCTGCCGCAAGGCCTGGTCGCCTACCGCGGCAACTTCTACGCGGTTCCGCCCGATCTGGCCGGCGCGGCCGTGCAGGTCCAGCGACGCCTCGGGGAGTCGTTCCTGTCGATCACCACCGCGAGCGGAGCGGTCATCGCCCGCCACGCACTGGCGCCGCAAGGAGCGGGGCTGAGGATGGTCGACCGCGGCGGAGCCATCGTGCTGGACCGCCCCGCCCGCCCGACCCGTGCCGAGGTCCCGCCCTGCCAGCGCGGCAAGGGCCACCGCCCGCTCTCCCCAGCGGCCCAGGCCGAGGCCGACGCCCTGCACGGGACCGCGGTGCCGAGTCGCTGA
- a CDS encoding YajQ family cyclic di-GMP-binding protein: MADSSFDIVSKVEKQEVDNAINQTSREIANRYDFKNVGASIGWTGERIELKADGEERVKAILDVLQSKLIARKISLKALDAGEPQLSGKEYKIFATIKEGISQENAKKISKIIRDEGPKGVKAQVQGEELRVSSKSRDDLQAVQTLLKGKDLDFAIQYVNYR, translated from the coding sequence ATGGCCGACTCCAGTTTCGACATCGTCTCGAAGGTCGAGAAGCAGGAGGTCGACAACGCGATCAACCAGACCTCTCGTGAGATCGCCAACCGTTACGACTTCAAGAACGTCGGCGCGAGCATCGGCTGGACCGGCGAGCGGATCGAGCTGAAGGCTGACGGCGAGGAGCGGGTGAAGGCCATCCTCGACGTGCTGCAGAGCAAGCTGATCGCACGCAAGATCTCGCTGAAGGCGCTGGACGCCGGCGAGCCGCAGCTGTCCGGCAAGGAGTACAAGATCTTCGCGACGATCAAGGAGGGCATCTCCCAGGAGAACGCCAAGAAGATCTCCAAGATCATCCGCGACGAGGGCCCGAAGGGCGTCAAGGCGCAGGTGCAGGGCGAGGAGCTGCGGGTCTCCTCCAAGAGCCGGGACGACCTGCAGGCCGTTCAGACCCTGCTCAAGGGCAAGGACCTGGACTTCGCGATCCAGTACGTGAACTACCGCTAG
- a CDS encoding universal stress protein translates to MGEGVGVVERRRVVVGVSGSLGSLAALHRGAEEARRTGAELLAVLVWTPPGGEYGFRRAPCPPLLSACREAAVERLTTALAEAFPAGVAQLPLSGLAVRGEPGASLVAVADGPDDVLIVGAGEGRWWRRLRPSVSGYCVRRAGCPVLTVPRPQLQRDLAEIERRNAYHLPLELVG, encoded by the coding sequence GTGGGAGAAGGGGTAGGCGTGGTGGAGCGGCGGCGGGTTGTGGTGGGGGTCAGTGGGTCGCTGGGGAGTCTGGCGGCGTTGCACCGGGGGGCCGAGGAGGCGCGGCGGACCGGGGCGGAGTTGCTCGCGGTGCTGGTCTGGACGCCGCCGGGCGGGGAGTACGGCTTCCGCCGCGCACCCTGCCCGCCGCTGCTGTCGGCCTGCCGGGAGGCTGCCGTGGAGCGGCTGACGACGGCGCTGGCCGAGGCGTTCCCGGCCGGGGTGGCACAGCTGCCGCTGAGCGGGCTCGCGGTGCGCGGTGAGCCGGGGGCGTCGCTGGTCGCGGTGGCCGACGGGCCGGACGACGTGCTGATCGTCGGCGCGGGCGAGGGGCGGTGGTGGCGGCGGCTGCGTCCGTCGGTGAGCGGCTACTGCGTGCGGCGGGCCGGGTGCCCGGTGCTGACGGTGCCTCGGCCGCAGTTGCAGCGGGATCTCGCGGAGATCGAGCGGCGCAACGCGTACCACCTTCCGCTGGAGCTGGTCGGCTGA